The Peribacillus simplex genome contains a region encoding:
- a CDS encoding DUF421 domain-containing protein → MIYLEIAMKLIIGLVGLLAVTRLLGKKEMSQVTPFDFIYALVLGGILEEGIYDQKVSIWQIVFAICLWGISIYIMEVCALKRDGMKKLLKGRPSLIIRNGKFDIKQMEKNHLDLEQIRTMLRKQGVFTLREVRDLYLEPAGEISVNLYTKAGSVTPDILGLNPDDEAPSILVIEKGQIKEEELQSMKKSKEWLMEELQKRNYKTFENILYGEWSETAGFYIQPYPQKNS, encoded by the coding sequence ATGATTTATCTGGAAATAGCAATGAAGCTGATAATTGGGCTGGTTGGTCTCCTTGCAGTGACAAGACTTCTTGGAAAAAAGGAAATGTCTCAGGTAACCCCTTTTGACTTTATTTACGCTTTAGTATTAGGCGGCATTCTAGAAGAAGGTATTTACGACCAAAAAGTGTCCATTTGGCAGATTGTATTTGCAATTTGCCTTTGGGGAATTTCCATATATATCATGGAGGTTTGCGCTCTAAAAAGAGATGGCATGAAGAAACTGCTCAAAGGACGCCCTTCTTTAATCATTCGCAATGGCAAATTTGATATAAAGCAAATGGAAAAAAACCACCTGGATCTTGAACAGATTCGTACCATGCTGCGGAAACAGGGTGTGTTTACTCTCCGGGAAGTGCGTGATTTATATCTTGAGCCTGCTGGGGAAATTAGTGTAAATCTTTATACTAAGGCAGGAAGCGTCACACCAGATATTCTTGGTCTCAATCCTGATGATGAAGCCCCTTCTATATTAGTAATTGAGAAAGGCCAAATAAAAGAGGAAGAACTTCAATCCATGAAAAAATCAAAAGAGTGGCTTATGGAAGAGCTTCAGAAAAGAAATTATAAAACATTTGAGAATATCCTATATGGAGAATGGTCAGAAACAGCTGGATTCTATATACAGCCATATCCCCAAAAAAATTCTTAA
- a CDS encoding cupin domain-containing protein: MAKHEEVKNGVIFPVGEKNEAFAQFFVGQSYLKTLIADPKVNVGVGNVTFEPGCRNNWHIHRNGFQLLLVTGGEGWYQEEGKPAQFLKAGDVIVTHDGVKHWHGATKDSWFEHIAVTAGTPEWLEPVTDEEYHRLK; this comes from the coding sequence ATGGCAAAGCATGAAGAAGTAAAAAATGGCGTTATTTTCCCGGTGGGTGAAAAAAATGAAGCATTTGCTCAATTTTTTGTCGGACAAAGTTATCTTAAGACATTAATTGCAGATCCCAAAGTAAATGTTGGTGTTGGGAACGTAACCTTTGAACCAGGTTGTAGAAATAACTGGCATATTCATCGTAATGGGTTTCAACTTTTATTAGTGACTGGTGGCGAAGGTTGGTACCAAGAAGAAGGAAAACCTGCTCAATTCTTAAAAGCCGGAGATGTTATTGTTACCCATGATGGTGTAAAACACTGGCATGGTGCTACAAAAGACAGCTGGTTTGAACACATTGCAGTTACTGCAGGTACGCCGGAATGGTTGGAACCAGTAACAGATGAGGAATATCACAGATTAAAATAA
- a CDS encoding SDR family NAD(P)-dependent oxidoreductase: MLKDTKVALVTGGNRGIGYELVKQLALEGFMVILTSRDPIMGHKIANKLKKSDLDVSFLVMDVDNQESILQAAITVNERYGRLDVLINNAGVYLDEDKKLVAMDPSILEKTMETNFFGVYHVIRSFIPIMEKHGYGRIINVSSEYGVMSQLSYPGVGAYKLSKLALNGLTQLLAGEVKGDIKINAVDPGWVSSEMGGPSAPTTPKQAAESFLWLATIGSEGPNGKFFRGGKLMDW; the protein is encoded by the coding sequence ATGTTAAAGGATACAAAAGTTGCACTTGTCACTGGCGGTAATCGAGGAATTGGATATGAGCTGGTCAAACAATTGGCTTTGGAAGGTTTTATGGTCATCTTGACAAGTCGAGATCCAATAATGGGTCATAAAATTGCCAATAAACTTAAGAAGTCTGATTTAGACGTATCTTTTCTGGTAATGGATGTAGACAATCAAGAAAGCATTCTTCAGGCCGCGATCACTGTAAATGAGCGATATGGAAGATTAGATGTATTGATTAATAATGCAGGCGTGTATTTGGATGAGGATAAAAAGTTAGTGGCTATGGACCCTTCCATTCTGGAGAAAACAATGGAAACCAATTTTTTTGGAGTTTACCATGTAATCCGTTCCTTTATTCCCATCATGGAAAAACACGGCTATGGCAGAATTATTAATGTTTCCTCAGAATATGGCGTAATGAGCCAATTGTCATATCCAGGAGTGGGAGCATATAAGTTATCTAAGCTTGCCTTAAACGGATTGACACAATTGCTTGCTGGAGAAGTCAAAGGTGATATTAAAATAAACGCTGTCGATCCAGGATGGGTAAGCTCAGAGATGGGTGGACCATCTGCCCCGACGACACCTAAGCAAGCAGCTGAGTCTTTCTTATGGTTAGCAACAATCGGATCTGAAGGACCAAACGGAAAATTTTTCAGAGGTGGAAAACTAATGGATTGGTAA
- a CDS encoding MerR family transcriptional regulator → MNKYSISEVAKELNLTTYTLRYYDKEGLLPFVERTPNGTRLFKESDINALKIIECLKSTGMPIKEIKNFIDWCTDGDSTLQQRYDMFLERKAAVEAQLEEMNKTMELINLKCNYYKTALEAGTEDIHKNDKIGNFN, encoded by the coding sequence ATGAACAAATATTCAATTAGTGAAGTTGCAAAAGAATTGAACCTTACAACATATACCTTACGTTACTACGACAAGGAGGGACTTTTGCCTTTTGTAGAACGAACACCTAACGGAACACGACTATTTAAGGAATCCGACATTAACGCTTTAAAAATCATTGAATGTCTTAAATCCACCGGGATGCCTATTAAAGAAATTAAAAATTTCATCGATTGGTGTACTGATGGGGATTCCACCTTACAGCAAAGATATGACATGTTCTTAGAACGTAAAGCTGCTGTAGAAGCACAGTTGGAAGAAATGAACAAAACTATGGAACTAATAAACCTTAAATGTAACTATTATAAAACTGCCTTGGAGGCTGGAACGGAAGATATTCATAAAAACGATAAAATTGGGAATTTTAATTAA